The following proteins are co-located in the Aurantiacibacter atlanticus genome:
- the arsC gene encoding arsenate reductase (glutaredoxin) (This arsenate reductase requires both glutathione and glutaredoxin to convert arsenate to arsenite, after which the efflux transporter formed by ArsA and ArsB can extrude the arsenite from the cell, providing resistance.), whose product MKATIWHNPKCGTSRNTLAILNERDGVEVEVIEYLKSPPSREKLAQLFKDAGMGPAEGLRMRGTDAAERGLDTADGDTVLDAMIAEPILIERPLVETQKGVRLCRPKEKVEDIL is encoded by the coding sequence ATGAAGGCGACTATCTGGCACAATCCGAAATGCGGCACATCGCGCAATACGCTTGCCATTCTGAACGAGCGCGATGGGGTAGAAGTCGAGGTGATCGAATATCTCAAGAGCCCGCCATCGCGCGAAAAGCTCGCGCAGCTTTTTAAAGATGCAGGAATGGGTCCCGCCGAAGGGCTTCGTATGCGCGGCACCGATGCAGCGGAGCGCGGTCTGGATACTGCGGATGGCGACACGGTGCTTGACGCGATGATCGCCGAACCGATCCTGATTGAGCGACCACTCGTTGAAACGCAAAAGGGTGTCCGGCTGTGCCGTCCAAAGGAAAAAGTTGAGGACATTCTCTGA